The genomic region GGTGCAGCGGGTCTGCGATCGCGTCGCGCTGTTCCGGGCCGGAAAGATCGCGATGATGGGTTCGGTGGCCGAGCTCTCGGTCCAGGTGCTGGGTGCGGGCTTCGTCGTCGAGGTCGAGGCCGACGGCGCGGGGATCGCGCGGCGGCTTGCGGCGATACCGGGCGTCGGCAATGTCGAGACGCTCGCCGACGACCGCTTCCGCATGACCGCCGACCGCGACGTCCGGGCCGATGCTGCGCGCGCGGTGGTCGCGGCCAACGGCGCGCTGCGGCGGCTCTCGGTCGACGAGCCGAGCCTCGAGGCGATCTACGCCCATTATTTCCAGGCTACCCCGTCAGGAGGCGTGCGCGATGCGGCGTGAGGGTTCAGCATTCCAGGGCGTCGGTGCCGTCTTCGTCAAGGAGCTATCGGACAATATCTCGAGCGTCCGCATGCTGATGCTCGAGCTTCTGATCGTGCTGACCGCGATGGCGGCGCTCTATGAGGCGATCGCTGCGCTCCGCCAGAACACCGCGGAGGATCCGTTCCTGCTGCTGCGGCTGTTCACGGTGAGCCAGGTGCCGCTGCCGTCCTTCGTCGCCATCCTCGGCTTCCTGATCCCGCTGATGGCGATCGGGCTCGGCTTCGACCTGATCAACAGCGAGCACAACCGGCGCACGCTGTCGCGGATCCTGGCGCAGCCGATCTATCGCGACGCGCTGCTGCTCGGCAAATATCTCGCCGGGCTCGCGACGATCGCGATCAGCTTGACCGCGCTGTGGCTGCTGGTGATCGGCCTCGGCCTGATCTTCCTCGGCGTGCCGCCCGGCGGCGAGGAGATCGCCCGCTCGCTGGCCTTCCTGGTGATTGCGGTCTTCTATGCCGGGGTCTGGCTGTCGCTCGCGATGCTGCTCTCGATCGTGTTCCGCTCGCCTGCGACCGCGGCATTGGTGGCGCTCGGCATCTGGTTGTTCCTGACCGTGCTGTGGCCGATGCTGGCACCGGCGATCGCGCAGGCTATCGTGCCGCCCGATCCGCGCTTTGCCGCGCTCGGTCTCGATACGCCGGGCACGGCGATCTGGACCCAGCTGCTGCAGCGCTTCTCGCCGAATGATCTGTTCGGAGAGGCGATGCTGGCCGTGCTGTCGCCGACCACGCGCACGCTCGGCCCGGTATTCCTCGACCAGATCCGCGGCGCGGTGATGGGCGCCCCGTTGCCGTTCGGCCAGAGCGTGATGATCGCCTGGCCGCAGACGGTCGGCCTGATCGCCTGCACCATCGTGCTGTTCGTCGCCGGCTACGTCCTGTTCCAGCGCCAGGAGGTCAGGGCCTGAGGAGGAGAGCGCGGCCGTTCAGTGGGACCCAATCTTGTCCCACAGCCAGCGCGCGACGGCGTCGGGCGACGATGATGCGTCATTGCCCGACGCGCGCAAATTCGCCTCGCGCATCTCGGCGATGCCGATTTTGCCGAGCAGCGGCCGCAGCGCCGCCTTGAGAGCCTCGTCGTCGCGCCGCTTCGGCGACAGCAGCACGATGGCGTCATAGGGCGGGATGGCGTGCCTGTTGTCGGCGAGCGTGACAAGATCGTACTTCGCGATCAGTCCGTCGCTGGTGTAGCCCGCAATCACGTCGACCTCTCCGGAGGCAACCGCCGCATACATGAAATCCGGCTGCATCTGACGCTGGGCACGGAACGTCAGCCCATAAGCCTTCTGGATGCCGGCCCATTCCGGCCGCGAGAAGAATTCATAGTCGCCGGCGATCGACATCGTCGCGGCGCGCGACGCGAGGTCGGCGATCGAATGGATGTCGAGCTCTTCGGCGCGCTTCCTCGGCATCACCAGCGTATAGGCATTCTCGAAGCCGAGCTCGCCGAGCAGCGTGATGTCTTGCTTCGCCAGCGTCATCTGCAACTCGCCCAACAGCTCGGCGCGGGGTTTGATGTCGGTGTGGTGGAACTGGTTGGCCCACAGCGTCCCGGAATAGTCGACATAGACATCGATATCGCCGGCCGTGAGCGCGTCGAAGATCACGTTGGAGCCGAGGCCGGCGCGGGTCGTGGCCGGAAGCCCGGCCGCCTGCAGCCGCTGCGCGATCAACGCCGACAGCACATATTGCTCGGTGAACGTCTTGGCGCCGACGACGATGCCCGCATGCGGGCGCGCGATCGCGGGCACCAGCGTCGCCGCGATCAGGGCGGCAATACCAAGCCCGCCGAGCGCCGTCCGGATGCGGCCGCGATTGCGCAGGCCGTTCTCGATCAGCGCCAGCAATTGGTCGACCACAAGCGCGAGCACGGCCGCAGCGAAGCAGCCGAACAGCACGAACACCCAGTTCTGGGTCTGCAATCCCGCGAAGATATAATTGCCGAGGCTGGTCTGGCCGATCGGCGTCGACAAGGTGGCGGTGCCGATCACCCATACCGCCGCGGTGCGGATTCCGGCCATCATCACCGGCAGCGCCAGCGGAAGCTCGACCATGATGAGCGATTGCCGCGGCGTCATGCCGACGCCCTGGGCGGCTTCCAGCACCGCCGGATCGACTCCCGACAGGCCGGTGATGGTGTTGCGCAACACCGGCAGCATCGAATAGAGCGCGAGCGCCAGCACCGCCGGCAGGAAGCCGAAGGC from Bradyrhizobium elkanii USDA 76 harbors:
- a CDS encoding ABC transporter permease, whose product is MRREGSAFQGVGAVFVKELSDNISSVRMLMLELLIVLTAMAALYEAIAALRQNTAEDPFLLLRLFTVSQVPLPSFVAILGFLIPLMAIGLGFDLINSEHNRRTLSRILAQPIYRDALLLGKYLAGLATIAISLTALWLLVIGLGLIFLGVPPGGEEIARSLAFLVIAVFYAGVWLSLAMLLSIVFRSPATAALVALGIWLFLTVLWPMLAPAIAQAIVPPDPRFAALGLDTPGTAIWTQLLQRFSPNDLFGEAMLAVLSPTTRTLGPVFLDQIRGAVMGAPLPFGQSVMIAWPQTVGLIACTIVLFVAGYVLFQRQEVRA
- a CDS encoding ABC transporter permease/substrate-binding protein encodes the protein MNLLSDPRWGEALAHLPDYLGNHVRVSVAALALGLVISLPLAIIARNRPVLRTTLLGLASIVQTVPGLALLALFYPLLLALAALTAAWLGFSFSAFGFLPAVLALALYSMLPVLRNTITGLSGVDPAVLEAAQGVGMTPRQSLIMVELPLALPVMMAGIRTAAVWVIGTATLSTPIGQTSLGNYIFAGLQTQNWVFVLFGCFAAAVLALVVDQLLALIENGLRNRGRIRTALGGLGIAALIAATLVPAIARPHAGIVVGAKTFTEQYVLSALIAQRLQAAGLPATTRAGLGSNVIFDALTAGDIDVYVDYSGTLWANQFHHTDIKPRAELLGELQMTLAKQDITLLGELGFENAYTLVMPRKRAEELDIHSIADLASRAATMSIAGDYEFFSRPEWAGIQKAYGLTFRAQRQMQPDFMYAAVASGEVDVIAGYTSDGLIAKYDLVTLADNRHAIPPYDAIVLLSPKRRDDEALKAALRPLLGKIGIAEMREANLRASGNDASSSPDAVARWLWDKIGSH